In Polaromonas sp. JS666, one genomic interval encodes:
- the adk gene encoding adenylate kinase: MRLILLGAPGAGKGTQATFICQKYGIPQISTGDMLRAAVKAGTPLGVEAKKIMDAGALVSDDLIINLVKERIAQPDCAKGFLFDGFPRTIPQADAMKAAGVKIDYVLEIDVPFEAIIERMSGRRSHTASGRTYHVKYNPPKVEGKDDVTGEPLIQREDDKEETVRKRLEVYSAQTRPLVEYYSSWAKTSPQAAPKYRAISGMGGVDEITERAFQALSS, from the coding sequence ATGAGACTGATTTTGTTGGGCGCGCCTGGCGCAGGAAAAGGGACGCAAGCGACCTTCATCTGCCAAAAATACGGCATTCCCCAGATTTCCACCGGCGATATGCTTCGTGCAGCCGTCAAGGCAGGAACCCCGTTGGGCGTTGAAGCCAAAAAAATCATGGATGCTGGCGCGCTTGTCAGTGATGACCTGATCATCAACCTGGTAAAGGAACGTATCGCCCAGCCCGACTGTGCAAAGGGTTTCTTGTTTGACGGTTTTCCCCGCACCATTCCCCAGGCCGACGCCATGAAAGCTGCCGGCGTGAAGATCGACTACGTGCTTGAAATCGATGTGCCTTTTGAAGCCATCATCGAGCGCATGAGCGGGCGCCGCTCACACACGGCATCGGGCCGCACCTACCACGTGAAATACAACCCGCCCAAGGTCGAAGGCAAGGACGACGTCACCGGTGAGCCGCTGATCCAGCGCGAAGACGACAAGGAAGAGACCGTGCGCAAGCGGCTGGAGGTGTACAGCGCGCAAACCCGCCCCTTGGTGGAGTACTACTCAAGCTGGGCAAAAACTTCGCCCCAGGCAGCCCCCAAATACCGCGCCATCAGCGGCATGGGCGGTGTGGATGAGATCACCGAAAGAGCCTTCCAGGCCCTGTCAAGCTGA
- the clpS gene encoding ATP-dependent Clp protease adapter ClpS, protein MASKSPKSPALPPTPVVRPDEVNGGDSVVLERRPQKTKPPQMYQVVLLNDDYTPMEFVVVILQEFFNKDHETATQIMLKIHLDGKGVCGVFSKDVAATKVDQVTEAARKNGHPLQCVSEPIE, encoded by the coding sequence ATGGCCAGCAAATCTCCCAAATCCCCGGCGTTGCCGCCGACGCCTGTCGTCAGGCCTGACGAGGTCAATGGCGGGGATTCGGTCGTTCTGGAGCGTCGCCCCCAAAAGACCAAACCGCCCCAGATGTACCAGGTGGTTCTTCTCAATGACGATTACACCCCGATGGAGTTCGTCGTGGTCATCCTCCAGGAGTTTTTCAACAAAGACCATGAAACCGCCACGCAGATCATGTTGAAGATCCACCTGGACGGCAAAGGCGTTTGCGGTGTGTTCTCCAAAGACGTGGCGGCCACCAAAGTCGACCAAGTGACAGAAGCAGCCCGAAAAAACGGGCACCCGCTGCAATGTGTCAGTGAGCCCATTGAATAA
- a CDS encoding Trm112 family protein → MDTKLLELLVCPVTKGPLVYDREKQELISRSARLAYPVRDGLPVLLESEARTLTDEELGL, encoded by the coding sequence ATGGATACCAAACTGCTTGAATTGCTGGTCTGCCCCGTGACGAAGGGCCCGCTGGTCTACGACCGTGAAAAACAGGAACTCATCTCCCGCAGCGCACGGCTGGCCTACCCGGTACGCGACGGGCTGCCGGTGCTGCTGGAAAGCGAAGCCCGAACCCTGACCGATGAGGAACTGGGTCTGTGA
- the lpxK gene encoding tetraacyldisaccharide 4'-kinase has protein sequence MKNLLLRTWLTRGWLARLLWPLAQLHGQAVRLRRALYRSGILESCRFGVPVIVAGNVVAGGAGKTPLVMALVRHLQAQGLQVGVVSRGYGRSSHESLEVSIGTPVAQSGDEPALIKRATNAPVFVAKKRADAVRRLLATYPSTAVVVCDDGLQHYALQRDIEIAVFDDRGVGNGWLLPAGPLREPWPGRRQQGLDLVLHTGLKPAFEGFTSGRQLADHAIAADGSQIALTALRGRTLVALAGIANPEAFFAMLRARGLVLEQTLSLPDHHDFGAGDLAACAGKTVLCTEKDAVKLFGKPGLASLQLLAVPLVFSPEPAFFAALDALLAPLLSQLPSGHGYQTA, from the coding sequence GTGAAAAACCTCCTGTTGAGGACCTGGCTCACACGGGGTTGGCTGGCTCGTCTGCTGTGGCCGCTGGCGCAACTCCACGGCCAGGCCGTACGCCTGCGCCGCGCCTTGTACCGCAGCGGCATTCTCGAATCCTGTCGTTTTGGGGTTCCCGTGATCGTGGCCGGCAATGTCGTGGCCGGTGGTGCAGGCAAGACGCCACTGGTGATGGCGCTGGTCCGGCATTTGCAGGCACAAGGCCTGCAAGTCGGCGTGGTGTCGCGCGGCTACGGACGGTCCAGCCATGAAAGTCTTGAGGTGAGCATCGGAACACCAGTGGCCCAGTCGGGTGATGAACCGGCCCTTATAAAGCGCGCAACCAATGCGCCTGTTTTTGTCGCCAAAAAAAGAGCGGATGCCGTGCGCCGGCTGCTGGCGACATACCCCTCCACGGCCGTCGTGGTGTGCGACGACGGCTTGCAGCACTACGCCCTTCAGCGAGATATTGAAATTGCCGTGTTTGACGACCGGGGCGTGGGCAACGGCTGGTTGCTGCCGGCTGGCCCACTGCGCGAACCGTGGCCAGGGCGCAGGCAGCAAGGCCTTGACCTGGTGCTGCACACCGGCCTGAAGCCGGCTTTTGAAGGCTTCACCTCCGGCCGGCAACTCGCCGACCATGCCATCGCTGCCGATGGCAGCCAGATCGCGTTAACCGCGCTGCGGGGCCGCACCTTGGTGGCACTGGCCGGCATTGCCAATCCCGAAGCCTTCTTTGCCATGCTCAGGGCACGCGGCCTGGTGCTGGAGCAGACCTTGTCCTTGCCGGATCACCACGATTTTGGCGCCGGCGATCTCGCGGCCTGCGCAGGCAAGACCGTGCTGTGCACCGAAAAAGATGCCGTCAAGCTGTTTGGCAAGCCGGGCCTCGCCTCCTTGCAGCTTCTGGCCGTTCCCCTGGTGTTTTCGCCCGAACCGGCTTTTTTTGCGGCGCTTGATGCACTCCTGGCGCCTCTGCTTTCTCAATTACCATCAGGCCATGGATACCAAACTGCTTGA
- a CDS encoding MotA/TolQ/ExbB proton channel family protein: protein MFSIIQAAGWPIWPLLACSVLALALVIERFTSLKTPKVAPPRLLDEAITVSRSAVPAPEVVSQLEQNSVLGEVLASGFRALNANPRISEDDLRSILEGAGRQAAHKLERYLAALATIASAAPLLGLLGTVIGMIEIFGAQAGAGGVSSSGGGNPVQMAQGISIALYNTAFGLMVAIPSLIFWRYFRAQVDGYLLTMELAAERFVRHLNTLRK, encoded by the coding sequence TTGTTTTCGATCATACAAGCCGCAGGCTGGCCGATATGGCCTTTGCTTGCCTGCTCCGTCTTGGCGCTTGCGCTGGTCATTGAGCGTTTTACCAGCCTGAAAACCCCCAAGGTCGCGCCGCCAAGACTGCTTGACGAAGCCATCACGGTCTCCCGTTCCGCCGTACCGGCGCCAGAGGTGGTGTCGCAACTGGAACAAAACTCGGTTCTTGGCGAGGTGCTGGCCAGCGGGTTTCGTGCCCTGAACGCCAACCCGCGGATCAGCGAGGACGATTTGCGCTCCATCCTGGAGGGAGCCGGTCGCCAGGCAGCCCACAAGCTGGAGCGTTACCTGGCCGCCCTGGCCACCATTGCCTCTGCTGCGCCCTTGCTGGGACTGCTGGGCACCGTCATCGGCATGATCGAGATTTTCGGCGCCCAAGCTGGTGCCGGCGGCGTCAGCAGTTCCGGCGGCGGTAACCCGGTGCAGATGGCGCAGGGTATCTCGATCGCCCTGTACAACACCGCATTCGGGCTGATGGTGGCCATACCATCCCTGATTTTCTGGCGCTATTTCCGGGCCCAGGTTGACGGTTACCTGCTCACGATGGAGCTGGCTGCGGAGCGCTTCGTGCGCCACCTCAATACGCTGCGGAAATGA
- the xseA gene encoding exodeoxyribonuclease VII large subunit: protein MFDASSRPEKPPVPAREPGVRVWPVGSLLRAIADSLEARFNPVAVQGEITGFSRAASGHCYFSLKDEQGQVRCAMFRRAASLLDFAPRDGQLVELRGRLGVYEPRGELQLVVESMRQAGQGNLFEQFLVLKAKLEAEGLFDAGRKRALPMLPRAIGVVTSLGAAALHDVVSALQRRVPHIPVVIYPASVQGGQAAGELREALLKAYRRDEVDVLLLVRGGGAMEDLWAFNDEQLARTIVSSPVPVISGVGHETDFTIADFCADVRAPTPTAAAELCAQPQTVWLDTLGLVLQRMQRAVDRQLQSHAQRLDWAADRVSRPSHLVTRQQARLAGLAQNLRHAMRSALTHETLRVQALGAELPREVAGSLQHSRQRVERAQLRLELLDPKLVLQRGYAWLADMQGHPITRARATHPGQAVRATLADGEVDLTVSAPRLI, encoded by the coding sequence TTGTTTGACGCGTCGTCCCGTCCCGAAAAACCGCCGGTCCCGGCACGCGAACCCGGCGTTCGGGTCTGGCCGGTGGGCTCCTTGCTGCGGGCCATTGCAGACAGCCTGGAGGCCCGCTTCAACCCGGTTGCCGTGCAGGGGGAAATTACTGGGTTTTCGCGCGCGGCGAGTGGGCACTGCTATTTTTCGCTGAAAGATGAGCAGGGGCAGGTTCGGTGCGCCATGTTTCGCCGCGCGGCCAGCCTGCTCGACTTTGCGCCGCGTGACGGGCAACTGGTCGAGTTGCGGGGCCGGCTGGGTGTTTATGAGCCGCGCGGCGAGCTGCAGCTGGTCGTCGAATCCATGCGGCAGGCAGGGCAGGGCAACCTGTTTGAGCAGTTCCTGGTGCTCAAGGCAAAACTCGAAGCCGAGGGCCTTTTTGACGCGGGCCGCAAGCGGGCGTTGCCGATGCTGCCGCGCGCCATTGGGGTCGTCACCTCGCTGGGCGCTGCGGCCCTGCATGATGTGGTGAGCGCCCTGCAGCGCCGCGTGCCGCACATACCGGTGGTGATCTATCCGGCCAGCGTGCAGGGCGGGCAGGCCGCCGGGGAATTGCGCGAAGCGCTGCTCAAGGCCTACCGGCGTGATGAGGTGGATGTCCTGCTGCTGGTTCGCGGAGGCGGGGCCATGGAGGATTTGTGGGCCTTTAACGACGAGCAACTCGCACGCACGATCGTGAGCTCGCCGGTGCCGGTGATCAGCGGTGTGGGACACGAGACGGACTTCACCATTGCCGATTTCTGTGCGGATGTGAGGGCGCCTACCCCGACTGCTGCCGCGGAGCTGTGCGCGCAGCCGCAAACTGTTTGGCTGGATACCCTGGGCCTTGTACTGCAGCGTATGCAACGCGCGGTGGACCGGCAACTGCAGTCGCACGCCCAGCGGCTGGACTGGGCCGCGGACCGGGTCAGCCGGCCATCGCATCTGGTGACCCGCCAGCAGGCGCGGCTGGCCGGGCTTGCGCAAAACCTGCGGCACGCCATGCGGTCCGCCCTGACGCACGAAACGCTCCGGGTGCAGGCACTGGGCGCGGAACTGCCCCGGGAGGTTGCGGGAAGCCTGCAGCACAGCCGGCAGCGGGTTGAGCGTGCGCAGTTGCGTCTCGAACTGCTGGACCCCAAGCTGGTCCTGCAGCGCGGCTACGCCTGGCTGGCGGACATGCAGGGCCACCCCATCACCCGAGCAAGGGCAACGCATCCAGGGCAGGCTGTTCGCGCTACCCTCGCGGACGGGGAGGTCGATTTGACCGTCTCTGCACCCCGCCTCATTTAG
- a CDS encoding superoxide dismutase, with product MEHKLPPLPYAIDALAPHYSQEAFEYHHGKHHNAYVVNLNNLQKGTEFEAMTLEEIIKKSSGGIYNNAAQIWNHTFFWNCMKPAGGGEPSGALAAAINAKFGSYAAFKEAFVKSAVGNFGSGWTWLVRKADGSVDIVNTGPAGTPLTTADKALLTVDVWEHAYYIDYRNLRPKFVETFLSNMVNWGFAEANFA from the coding sequence ATGGAACACAAGCTCCCCCCACTCCCCTACGCGATCGACGCTCTTGCGCCGCATTACAGCCAGGAAGCCTTCGAGTACCACCACGGCAAGCACCACAACGCTTATGTCGTGAACCTCAACAACCTGCAAAAAGGTACCGAGTTTGAAGCCATGACGCTGGAAGAGATCATCAAAAAATCCAGCGGTGGCATCTACAACAACGCCGCTCAAATCTGGAACCACACCTTTTTCTGGAATTGCATGAAGCCTGCGGGCGGCGGCGAGCCCAGCGGCGCACTGGCAGCGGCCATCAACGCCAAATTCGGTTCTTACGCGGCGTTCAAGGAAGCCTTTGTCAAATCGGCCGTCGGCAATTTCGGTTCCGGCTGGACCTGGCTGGTCAGGAAGGCCGATGGCTCTGTGGATATCGTCAATACCGGCCCTGCAGGCACGCCGCTGACCACCGCCGACAAGGCATTGCTGACGGTGGACGTGTGGGAGCACGCCTACTACATCGACTACCGCAACCTGCGTCCCAAGTTTGTTGAAACCTTCCTGTCCAACATGGTGAACTGGGGCTTTGCCGAAGCCAACTTCGCCTGA
- a CDS encoding DUF192 domain-containing protein codes for MFIKLAAHRIVRSVTLALTSCALVTSGLVFAQDAPQIDLPRITLGAGMHKIDAQVASTPQQRQIGLMYRTTMPQHEGMIFIFEQPSQQCFWMKNTLLPLTAAFVADDGTIVNLADMKPQTTESHCSAQPVRYVLEMNKGWFAKKGIKAGTRLNGALFEARR; via the coding sequence ATGTTCATAAAACTTGCTGCGCACCGAATCGTCCGAAGCGTGACCCTGGCACTGACAAGCTGCGCCCTGGTGACGTCAGGCCTAGTGTTCGCCCAGGACGCCCCCCAAATCGACCTCCCCCGGATAACGCTGGGCGCCGGCATGCACAAGATAGACGCCCAGGTCGCTTCGACACCCCAGCAAAGACAGATCGGACTGATGTACCGCACAACGATGCCACAGCACGAAGGCATGATCTTCATCTTTGAACAGCCCTCGCAACAGTGCTTCTGGATGAAGAACACACTGCTGCCGCTGACCGCTGCGTTTGTCGCTGACGATGGCACCATCGTGAATCTTGCAGACATGAAGCCCCAGACCACTGAGTCGCATTGCTCGGCTCAACCGGTGCGCTACGTGCTGGAGATGAACAAGGGATGGTTTGCAAAAAAAGGCATCAAGGCGGGCACGCGCCTGAATGGCGCACTTTTTGAGGCCAGGCGCTGA
- a CDS encoding ExbD/TolR family protein translates to MNFRPHPHDEPEINLIPFIDVLLVVLIFLMLSTTYSKFTELQVKLPVADAEQQRDYPKEVIVAVSSDGRYMVNKTLVEGRGIGVLGAALVEAAKAGKDSIIIISADASATHQAVITVMEAARRQGLTQITFATQSSAMAGAK, encoded by the coding sequence ATGAACTTTCGCCCTCACCCGCATGATGAACCGGAGATCAACCTGATCCCCTTTATCGACGTGTTGCTTGTTGTGCTCATCTTCCTGATGCTGTCGACAACCTACAGCAAGTTCACCGAACTGCAGGTAAAACTACCGGTAGCCGACGCTGAACAGCAGCGCGACTACCCCAAAGAGGTGATCGTCGCAGTCAGCAGCGATGGCCGCTACATGGTCAACAAGACCCTGGTGGAAGGCCGCGGGATCGGGGTGCTCGGTGCGGCACTGGTCGAAGCGGCCAAAGCCGGCAAGGACAGCATCATCATCATCAGCGCCGATGCCAGCGCCACGCACCAGGCGGTCATCACCGTCATGGAAGCGGCCCGCCGCCAGGGGCTGACGCAGATCACCTTTGCCACCCAAAGCAGCGCCATGGCCGGCGCGAAATAG
- the clpA gene encoding ATP-dependent Clp protease ATP-binding subunit ClpA, with protein sequence MIAQELEVSLHMAFVEARQQRHEFITVEHLLLALLDNPSAAEVLRACSANVDDLRKSLANFIKDNTPQVAGTDDVDTQPTLGFQRVIQRAIMHVQSTGNGKKEVTGANVLVAIFGEKDSHAVYYLHQQGVTRLDVVNFIAHGIKKSDPPEPAKSGESAAENEEGSEKNEKASPLEQFTQNLNQLAKDGKIDPLIGRQYEVERVIQILCRRRKNNPLLVGEAGVGKTAIAEGLAWRITQKDVPEILAEANVYSLDMGALLAGTKYRGDFEQRLKGVLKALKDKPNGILFIDEIHTLIGAGAASGGTLDASNLLKPALSSGQLKCIGATTFTEYRGIFEKDAALSRRFQKVDVVEPTVQETVEILKGLKSRFEEHHSVKYAVAALQAAAELSAKYINDRHLPDKAIDVIDEAGAAQRILPANKRKKTITKTEVEEIVAKIARIPPANVSNDDRGKLKTLERDLKSVVFGQDKALDVLASSVKMARSGLGKDDKPIGCFLFSGPTGVGKTEAAKQLAYIMGIELIRFDMSEYMERHAVSRLIGAPPGYVGFDQGGLLTEAITKKPHAVLLLDEIEKAHPDIFNVLLQVMDHGTLTDNNGRKADFRNVIIVMTTNAGAETMNKATIGFTNPREAGDEMADIKRLFTPEFRNRLDAVVSFKALDEVVILRVVDKFLLQLETQLAEKKVEVTFTDGLRKYLAKKGFDPLMGARPMQRLIQDTIRRALADELLFGRLIDGGRLTVDMKVTTDEKGVETGEVQLDIQPLPKKEGKARPEAEAAETN encoded by the coding sequence ATGATTGCCCAGGAACTAGAAGTCAGCTTGCACATGGCCTTTGTCGAAGCGCGGCAGCAACGTCACGAGTTCATCACGGTGGAACACCTGCTGCTCGCCTTGCTGGACAACCCCAGTGCGGCTGAAGTGCTGCGCGCCTGTTCAGCCAATGTGGATGATCTGCGCAAGTCGCTTGCCAATTTCATCAAGGACAACACGCCGCAGGTGGCAGGCACCGACGACGTCGACACGCAACCCACGCTGGGTTTCCAGCGTGTGATCCAGCGCGCCATCATGCATGTGCAGTCCACCGGCAACGGTAAAAAAGAAGTCACCGGTGCCAATGTGCTGGTCGCCATTTTTGGCGAGAAGGATTCCCACGCGGTGTATTACCTGCACCAGCAGGGCGTGACGCGCCTGGACGTGGTGAATTTCATCGCCCATGGCATCAAGAAAAGCGATCCGCCCGAGCCCGCCAAGAGCGGCGAAAGCGCCGCCGAGAACGAGGAAGGCAGCGAAAAGAACGAAAAGGCTTCTCCGCTGGAGCAGTTCACGCAGAACCTCAACCAGCTCGCCAAGGATGGCAAGATCGATCCCCTGATCGGCCGCCAGTACGAAGTCGAGCGGGTGATCCAGATTCTCTGCCGTCGCCGCAAGAACAACCCGCTGCTGGTGGGTGAGGCTGGCGTGGGTAAAACCGCCATTGCCGAGGGCCTGGCCTGGCGCATCACGCAAAAAGATGTGCCGGAAATCCTGGCCGAGGCGAACGTGTATTCGCTCGACATGGGTGCCTTGCTGGCCGGTACCAAATACCGCGGCGACTTTGAGCAGCGCCTCAAGGGCGTGCTGAAGGCGCTGAAAGACAAGCCCAACGGCATCCTGTTCATTGACGAAATCCACACCCTGATCGGTGCCGGTGCGGCCTCGGGCGGTACGCTGGACGCGTCCAACCTGCTCAAGCCTGCGCTGAGTTCCGGCCAGCTCAAGTGCATTGGCGCGACCACCTTCACGGAATACCGCGGTATTTTCGAGAAGGATGCGGCCCTGTCGCGGCGCTTCCAGAAGGTCGATGTGGTCGAGCCGACGGTGCAGGAAACAGTCGAGATTCTGAAGGGTCTCAAGTCGCGCTTTGAAGAGCACCACAGCGTCAAGTACGCCGTGGCGGCCCTGCAGGCCGCGGCCGAGCTGAGCGCCAAGTACATCAATGACCGCCATCTGCCCGACAAGGCGATCGACGTCATTGATGAGGCGGGCGCCGCCCAGCGCATCCTGCCCGCCAACAAGCGCAAGAAAACCATCACCAAGACCGAGGTCGAGGAAATCGTGGCGAAGATTGCCCGCATTCCGCCCGCCAACGTCTCCAATGATGACCGCGGCAAGCTCAAGACCCTGGAACGCGACCTCAAAAGCGTGGTGTTCGGCCAGGACAAGGCGCTGGACGTGCTTGCGTCGTCTGTCAAGATGGCGCGTTCCGGCCTGGGCAAGGACGACAAGCCGATTGGCTGCTTCCTGTTCTCCGGCCCCACGGGTGTCGGCAAGACCGAGGCCGCCAAGCAGCTGGCCTACATCATGGGCATCGAGCTGATCCGCTTCGACATGTCGGAGTACATGGAGCGCCATGCCGTGAGCCGCCTGATCGGCGCGCCTCCGGGCTACGTCGGTTTTGACCAGGGCGGTTTGCTGACCGAGGCGATCACCAAGAAGCCGCACGCGGTGCTGCTGCTCGACGAGATCGAGAAGGCGCACCCCGACATCTTCAACGTGCTGCTGCAGGTGATGGACCATGGCACGCTCACGGACAACAACGGGCGCAAGGCCGATTTCCGTAACGTGATCATTGTCATGACCACCAATGCCGGTGCCGAGACCATGAACAAGGCGACCATCGGCTTTACCAACCCGCGTGAGGCGGGCGACGAGATGGCGGACATCAAACGCCTGTTCACGCCAGAGTTCCGCAACCGCCTCGATGCGGTGGTGAGCTTCAAGGCGCTGGACGAAGTCGTCATCCTGCGCGTGGTCGACAAGTTCCTGCTGCAGCTGGAGACGCAGCTGGCCGAGAAGAAAGTCGAAGTCACCTTCACCGACGGGCTGCGCAAGTACCTGGCCAAGAAGGGCTTCGATCCGCTCATGGGCGCTCGCCCGATGCAGCGCCTGATCCAGGACACGATTCGTCGCGCGCTGGCTGACGAGCTGCTGTTTGGGCGCCTGATCGATGGCGGCCGCCTCACGGTCGACATGAAGGTCACGACGGACGAGAAGGGCGTCGAGACCGGCGAGGTCCAGCTCGACATCCAGCCGCTGCCGAAGAAAGAGGGCAAAGCCAGGCCCGAGGCGGAGGCCGCAGAGACCAACTGA
- the kdsB gene encoding 3-deoxy-manno-octulosonate cytidylyltransferase yields MRFTVLIPARLASTRLPNKPLADMGGAPMVVRVAQRAMQSTAARTVVATDSTDIIDKCAAFGVAAVLTRADHPSGSDRLAEACTALGLADDDIVVNVQGDEPLIDPALIDAVARLLNERPDCAMSTAAHSIDQMADLLNPNVVKVVLDARQTALYFSRSPIPAARDFAGKPWWEDGEKGCKLPKPLRHVGIYGYRVGFLRQFPTLPQAPLEQLESLEQLRALWHGHRIAVHITDEAPGPGVDTPEDLARARQFFP; encoded by the coding sequence ATGCGCTTCACTGTCCTCATCCCGGCCCGCCTGGCTTCCACGCGCCTGCCCAACAAACCGCTGGCCGACATGGGCGGCGCACCCATGGTCGTGCGGGTGGCGCAGCGTGCCATGCAAAGCACAGCTGCCCGCACGGTGGTCGCGACCGACAGCACCGACATCATCGACAAATGCGCGGCGTTTGGCGTTGCAGCGGTACTGACCCGTGCCGACCATCCCAGCGGCAGCGACCGGCTGGCTGAAGCCTGCACCGCACTCGGCCTGGCTGACGATGACATCGTTGTGAATGTGCAGGGTGACGAGCCCCTGATCGACCCGGCCCTGATCGACGCGGTGGCGCGCCTGCTCAATGAACGCCCTGACTGTGCGATGAGCACGGCGGCGCATTCGATTGACCAGATGGCTGACCTGCTCAATCCCAATGTGGTCAAGGTGGTGCTGGATGCGCGCCAGACCGCGTTGTACTTCAGCCGTTCGCCCATCCCCGCGGCACGGGACTTTGCCGGCAAACCCTGGTGGGAAGATGGCGAAAAGGGCTGCAAGCTGCCCAAACCGCTGCGCCACGTCGGCATCTATGGCTATCGCGTCGGCTTCCTGCGGCAGTTTCCCACCCTGCCCCAGGCCCCGCTGGAGCAACTGGAGTCGCTGGAACAGCTGCGCGCGCTCTGGCATGGCCACCGGATTGCCGTGCACATTACCGATGAAGCGCCCGGCCCCGGTGTGGATACGCCGGAAGACCTGGCCAGGGCACGCCAGTTCTTTCCATAG
- the icd gene encoding NADP-dependent isocitrate dehydrogenase — translation MYQHIKVPAQGQKITVNADNSLNVPDEPVIPFIEGDGTGADITPVMLKVVDAAVAKAYGGKKKIHWMEVFAGEKSTKVYGPDVWLPEETLHAVRDYVVSIKGPLTTPVGGGIRSLNVALRQELDLYVCLRPIQYFAGVPSPVKEPQKTNMVIFRENSEDIYAGIEFESGSDKAKKLIKFLQDELGVKKIRFPNTSGIGIKPVSSEGTERLVRKAIQYAIDNDKPSVTIVHKGNIMKFTEGGFRDWAYALAQKEFGAELIDGGPWCKFKNPKTGKDVIVKDSIADAFLQQILLRPAEYSVIATLNLNGDYVSDALAAQVGGIGIAPGANLSDTVAMFEATHGTAPKYAGKDYVNPGSEILSAEMMLRHMGWTEAADLIISSMEKSIESKKVTYDFARLMEGATQVSCSGFGQVMIDHM, via the coding sequence ATGTACCAGCACATCAAGGTGCCCGCCCAAGGCCAGAAAATCACCGTCAATGCCGACAATTCACTGAATGTGCCTGACGAGCCGGTCATTCCGTTCATTGAGGGCGACGGTACCGGCGCAGACATTACGCCGGTCATGCTGAAAGTGGTGGATGCAGCCGTGGCCAAAGCCTACGGCGGCAAGAAGAAGATCCACTGGATGGAAGTGTTTGCAGGTGAGAAGTCCACCAAGGTGTACGGCCCGGACGTCTGGCTGCCGGAAGAAACGCTGCACGCCGTGCGCGACTACGTGGTGTCCATCAAGGGCCCGCTGACGACCCCCGTGGGCGGCGGTATCCGCAGCCTGAACGTGGCATTGCGCCAGGAGCTGGACCTGTACGTCTGCCTGCGCCCCATCCAGTACTTTGCCGGCGTGCCTTCCCCCGTGAAAGAGCCGCAAAAGACCAACATGGTCATCTTCCGTGAAAACTCGGAAGACATCTACGCCGGTATCGAGTTCGAATCGGGCAGCGACAAGGCCAAGAAACTCATCAAGTTCCTGCAGGATGAACTGGGCGTCAAGAAGATCCGCTTCCCCAACACCTCCGGCATCGGCATCAAGCCGGTCTCCAGCGAAGGTACCGAGCGCCTGGTGCGCAAGGCCATCCAGTACGCGATTGACAATGACAAGCCCAGCGTGACCATCGTTCACAAGGGCAACATCATGAAATTCACCGAAGGCGGTTTCCGTGACTGGGCCTACGCCCTGGCGCAAAAGGAATTCGGTGCCGAACTGATCGACGGCGGCCCATGGTGCAAGTTCAAGAACCCGAAGACCGGCAAGGACGTCATCGTCAAGGACAGCATTGCCGACGCCTTCCTGCAGCAAATCCTGCTGCGCCCGGCCGAGTACAGCGTGATTGCGACGCTGAACCTGAACGGCGACTATGTGTCCGACGCCCTGGCTGCACAGGTCGGCGGTATCGGCATTGCCCCCGGCGCCAACCTGAGCGACACCGTGGCCATGTTCGAGGCCACCCACGGTACCGCTCCGAAATATGCTGGCAAGGACTATGTGAACCCCGGCTCCGAGATCCTGTCCGCAGAAATGATGCTGCGCCACATGGGCTGGACCGAGGCGGCCGACCTGATCATCAGCTCGATGGAAAAGTCGATTGAATCCAAGAAAGTCACCTACGACTTTGCCCGCCTGATGGAGGGCGCGACCCAGGTCAGCTGCTCCGGTTTCGGCCAGGTGATGATCGATCACATGTAA